Proteins from one Candidatus Bathyarchaeota archaeon genomic window:
- a CDS encoding class I SAM-dependent methyltransferase family protein, giving the protein MLETPCLKVPKAFGEKTIRLVRRLNLFNRELKVEQVGEHLFIPLVREPLPADVKEFKRSLPNCEAAVHKFPRRTKRPLKPADLLEDKLPPHLLASLPHAMDFVGDVAVIEIPPELEAYKKTVGAAILKAHKRVRTVLAKSGAVEGMYRLREFETIAGVGKTETIHKEHGCVFRIDLAKTYFSPRLSHEHDRVASQVKDGETVIDMFAGVGPFSILIAKRHENVRVYAIDVNPDAVNCLKRNIEANHVGKSVTPLLGDIRRIVKKKLIGVADRVIMNLPERAIEYVDVACEAIKPRGGVVHYYEFTSMPEPLETAKVRLIEAMKQTSRSVKKILSARLVRATAPYAFQVVVDVEIQ; this is encoded by the coding sequence ATGCTGGAAACGCCTTGCTTAAAGGTTCCTAAAGCGTTTGGTGAAAAAACCATTCGTCTTGTTAGAAGGCTTAACCTTTTTAATCGAGAGTTGAAGGTTGAGCAAGTCGGAGAGCATCTGTTCATACCATTAGTCAGGGAACCTCTTCCAGCCGATGTCAAAGAGTTCAAGCGAAGCCTTCCAAACTGTGAAGCCGCCGTACACAAATTCCCTAGGCGCACTAAGCGTCCCCTCAAGCCTGCTGACTTGCTGGAGGACAAGTTGCCTCCCCATCTTCTGGCGAGTCTTCCCCACGCGATGGATTTTGTCGGCGACGTAGCAGTTATCGAGATTCCTCCAGAACTCGAAGCCTACAAAAAGACTGTTGGCGCAGCCATACTGAAGGCACATAAGAGGGTACGTACGGTTTTAGCGAAATCCGGCGCTGTAGAAGGTATGTATCGTCTGAGAGAGTTTGAGACGATAGCGGGCGTAGGGAAGACCGAAACCATTCATAAGGAGCATGGCTGCGTATTTCGCATAGACCTTGCGAAGACCTATTTTTCACCCAGGCTCTCCCATGAGCACGACCGGGTTGCATCACAAGTCAAGGACGGCGAAACGGTGATCGATATGTTCGCCGGAGTTGGGCCCTTCTCTATTCTAATCGCGAAGAGGCATGAAAACGTTCGAGTGTATGCTATCGACGTGAACCCTGACGCCGTGAACTGTTTGAAGAGAAACATCGAAGCGAACCACGTTGGAAAAAGTGTTACGCCACTTCTAGGCGATATTAGGCGGATCGTGAAGAAAAAACTGATTGGAGTTGCGGATCGAGTCATTATGAACTTGCCTGAAAGGGCGATAGAATACGTAGATGTGGCTTGCGAAGCCATCAAGCCCAGAGGAGGTGTTGTGCATTACTACGAATTTACGAGCATGCCCGAACCCTTGGAAACCGCGAAGGTTCGATTGATCGAAGCTATGAAGCAGACCAGTCGCAGCGTTAAGAAAATCTTGTCTGCACGGCTTGTTCGAGCAACTGCGCCCTACGCTTTTCAAGTGGTTGTGGACGTTGAAATTCAATAG
- a CDS encoding DUF371 domain-containing protein has translation MKITETVDACGHENIRSTHTTTFEITKELTLTKRGDCVIGVGATKGAKDLSVEFKEAMKRQDVHITITIEANEIQEVVKARGSPQLLFTHPTDIVVRKSNYICGRTIAIKANKTARDISRKLIEKIRNPNQKIKITLTVESY, from the coding sequence ATGAAAATAACTGAAACTGTTGACGCATGTGGACACGAGAATATTCGGTCAACCCATACGACAACATTTGAGATCACGAAGGAATTGACTCTCACGAAGCGTGGAGACTGTGTAATTGGTGTTGGTGCAACAAAGGGAGCAAAGGACTTGAGTGTAGAGTTTAAGGAAGCCATGAAAAGACAAGACGTACACATTACTATAACGATCGAGGCTAACGAAATTCAGGAAGTGGTTAAGGCAAGAGGAAGCCCTCAACTGTTGTTCACCCACCCAACCGACATAGTAGTGAGAAAGAGCAACTATATTTGCGGTCGAACAATAGCCATAAAAGCGAACAAGACTGCCAGAGACATTTCTAGGAAACTTATTGAAAAAATACGGAACCCAAATCAAAAAATCAAAATAACATTGACCGTGGAGAGCTATTGA
- a CDS encoding adenylate kinase → MKLVIFGPPGSGKGTYASRLRSKLSIASVSTGYIFREAVKQGTELGKGVKKYLDSGQLVPDDTVIKVVRNRIAKPDCEKGFILDGFPRTIEQVKALEKTVKIDAIINLLVPEQIIIERLSNRRNCKNCGEIYNLKTLKPKKEGICNKCGGPLIQRKDDTIPVIKERLQIFEKQTRPLMRYYESKVPFINVTCNDIDMPPEEAIEQIMKELKKLNLTKRIP, encoded by the coding sequence ATGAAGCTTGTGATATTTGGGCCGCCAGGCTCGGGTAAAGGCACATACGCTTCCAGACTAAGATCGAAACTTAGCATAGCCTCAGTATCCACTGGATATATTTTCCGCGAAGCCGTTAAACAAGGCACCGAACTAGGCAAAGGGGTCAAAAAATACTTGGACAGCGGTCAACTCGTGCCAGACGACACGGTCATAAAAGTAGTGAGAAACAGAATCGCCAAGCCAGACTGCGAAAAAGGCTTTATCCTAGACGGTTTCCCACGAACGATCGAACAGGTAAAAGCTCTGGAAAAAACCGTCAAAATTGATGCGATCATCAACCTGTTAGTTCCTGAACAAATTATCATCGAAAGGCTTTCAAACAGGAGAAACTGCAAAAACTGCGGAGAAATATACAACCTCAAAACTTTGAAGCCTAAAAAAGAAGGCATCTGCAACAAATGCGGTGGACCACTAATCCAACGCAAAGACGACACCATACCAGTCATAAAAGAAAGACTCCAAATTTTCGAAAAACAAACCCGACCTCTGATGAGATACTACGAAAGTAAAGTACCTTTCATAAACGTAACATGCAACGACATAGATATGCCCCCAGAAGAAGCAATAGAACAGATTATGAAAGAACTGAAAAAGCTAAATCTAACAAAAAGAATCCCGTAG
- a CDS encoding TlpA family protein disulfide reductase, whose translation MGAHPTYTVMKGTDMIDEHKRKDLHEESTEKNVEVPIRRRTIYVSLIVLGIIIVAIAGSWYLQQSRGTGTLAPDFSLTDLNGDAFRLSDFKGKVVVIDFMATWCGPCRQQLPHLKVIWEKEDYGDKIVLMSIDIDPTESAETLRSFAQGFPYATWIWARDTANLGQAYQVAGIPKTVIIDQDGHIRFTHTGVTYASTFIEEIDQLLD comes from the coding sequence GTGGGCGCGCACCCAACATATACCGTTATGAAGGGGACAGATATGATCGACGAACATAAGCGCAAAGATTTACACGAGGAGAGCACAGAAAAGAACGTGGAAGTACCAATAAGAAGGCGAACAATATACGTTTCGTTGATAGTGCTTGGCATCATAATAGTTGCCATAGCAGGTTCTTGGTATCTGCAACAGTCGAGGGGCACAGGAACTCTTGCGCCGGATTTCTCTCTAACTGACCTGAACGGTGACGCTTTTCGATTAAGTGACTTTAAAGGAAAAGTCGTAGTTATAGATTTCATGGCCACTTGGTGTGGACCATGCAGGCAACAGTTGCCCCACCTCAAGGTCATTTGGGAAAAAGAAGATTACGGTGACAAAATTGTTTTGATGTCTATTGATATTGATCCAACAGAATCTGCGGAGACACTTAGGTCCTTTGCCCAAGGATTTCCATATGCAACATGGATTTGGGCTAGGGATACAGCCAACTTAGGGCAGGCTTATCAGGTTGCGGGTATTCCCAAGACTGTCATAATAGATCAGGATGGCCACATCAGGTTTACACATACGGGTGTAACATATGCCTCAACTTTCATCGAAGAAATTGACCAGCTCCTGGATTGA
- a CDS encoding diphthine synthase, translating into MGELVFIGLGLCDEKDISLRGVEEIKEADAVFAELYTSLMPGLSVQKLEKLVGKKVSTVSRQVLEEEEGELILQQAKKGKTVLLVPGDPLIATTHVDLRIRAEGQGIKTRVIHGASIISAVIGLSGLQNYKYGRSVTIPFPENGFISETPYEVIGENRKMGLHTLCFLDIRADEKRYMTVKDGLETLLTMEKRKRNQIITKETLVVGIARAGSKTPIVKAGYVENVLNYDFGSPPHILVFPSKLHFMEAKALITLAGAPEEIRERVQ; encoded by the coding sequence TTGGGCGAGCTTGTCTTTATTGGTTTAGGTTTGTGTGATGAGAAGGACATTTCGCTTCGTGGAGTTGAAGAGATAAAAGAGGCGGATGCTGTTTTTGCAGAACTTTACACCAGCCTAATGCCTGGACTGTCTGTTCAAAAACTTGAAAAGCTCGTTGGAAAAAAGGTTTCAACTGTTTCGAGGCAAGTTTTGGAGGAAGAAGAGGGCGAGTTGATTTTGCAGCAGGCAAAGAAGGGAAAGACGGTTTTGCTGGTTCCTGGGGACCCTCTAATCGCGACGACTCATGTAGACTTGCGAATTCGCGCGGAAGGGCAGGGAATAAAGACCCGCGTCATACATGGAGCATCTATTATTTCAGCGGTCATCGGCTTGTCAGGCTTACAAAACTACAAGTATGGAAGAAGTGTGACCATACCGTTTCCTGAAAATGGGTTCATTTCTGAAACTCCTTACGAGGTAATCGGTGAGAACAGAAAGATGGGGCTTCACACACTATGTTTCCTTGACATCAGAGCGGATGAGAAGAGGTACATGACCGTGAAGGACGGGTTGGAGACACTTTTGACTATGGAAAAGCGAAAACGAAATCAGATAATCACAAAAGAAACGTTGGTCGTAGGTATCGCTAGAGCAGGTTCGAAGACCCCCATAGTCAAAGCAGGCTATGTAGAAAACGTGTTAAACTACGACTTTGGCTCTCCGCCTCACATCCTCGTTTTTCCAAGCAAGCTTCACTTTATGGAGGCTAAGGCGCTCATCACGCTCGCAGGGGCGCCTGAAGAGATAAGGGAGAGAGTTCAATGA
- a CDS encoding cytochrome c biogenesis protein CcdA, giving the protein MISLALDLSGLTLIFTAGALTLLSPCGFPMLPGYISYYMGAKVSLEKAVFGGVACTLGLLTVFSVIGVVVSTLGSFVSRYIPFLELVAGVIVIFMGICMIVDVRFPTFFTISKAPKQRGLIGVFLYGVVYGLAALGCSAPIFFSILFYAIAAGGPLYGMITFFVYAIGMGLPIIITTILVAKAKKFMLKRIMKMMPWFQKISGIVLIIIGIYLIYFYYISFYAA; this is encoded by the coding sequence GTGATATCATTGGCTCTTGATCTATCGGGGTTGACGCTCATTTTTACTGCTGGAGCCTTGACGCTTCTTTCTCCATGCGGTTTTCCGATGCTTCCGGGTTACATATCATACTACATGGGAGCCAAGGTTTCCTTGGAAAAAGCGGTTTTCGGTGGAGTCGCATGCACACTAGGTCTTCTCACAGTGTTTTCCGTAATTGGTGTTGTCGTCTCTACCCTTGGCAGTTTCGTATCTCGGTACATACCGTTTCTTGAGCTTGTAGCAGGGGTAATCGTGATTTTTATGGGCATCTGCATGATCGTTGACGTTAGGTTTCCAACATTCTTTACAATATCAAAAGCTCCAAAACAAAGAGGTCTCATTGGCGTTTTCCTTTATGGTGTTGTTTATGGTTTAGCCGCATTGGGATGTTCAGCTCCGATATTTTTTTCTATTCTCTTCTATGCAATTGCCGCAGGCGGGCCTCTCTACGGTATGATAACATTCTTCGTTTATGCCATCGGCATGGGACTCCCGATAATCATAACCACCATCCTCGTAGCCAAGGCTAAGAAGTTTATGCTTAAAAGAATCATGAAGATGATGCCATGGTTCCAAAAGATCAGTGGCATAGTCCTTATCATAATAGGAATCTACTTGATCTACTTCTACTACATATCGTTTTATGCTGCGTGA
- a CDS encoding lysine transporter LysE, with translation MDTLNFVATIVLVTASGALAPGPLFFAAISHGAKLGARGGLAFAVGHTLFEFPLVILLGLLLALGLSAIVSEPAVKLFTGVIGGLALLVFGAMQIRECISSRFSVPKSRGTVFQNPILIGLGFTGLNPFFIVWWFTAGLGLIHISLTLMGLLGVVFMYICHVWMDYAWLTTVAHFARVGTNMIGARWYKAIMAFFGVVLIYFGITFLVSAL, from the coding sequence ATGGACACACTGAACTTCGTTGCAACCATTGTCTTAGTCACTGCTTCCGGAGCCTTAGCTCCAGGTCCACTGTTTTTCGCCGCCATCTCTCACGGCGCCAAATTAGGGGCTAGGGGCGGTCTGGCATTTGCTGTAGGACACACCTTGTTCGAGTTTCCTTTAGTGATCTTATTAGGTCTTTTATTAGCTCTTGGTCTCAGCGCCATTGTAAGTGAACCAGCTGTTAAGCTTTTCACAGGAGTTATAGGAGGATTGGCTCTGCTTGTTTTCGGTGCTATGCAGATTCGTGAATGCATTTCCTCTAGATTCAGCGTGCCCAAGTCTCGTGGAACAGTGTTTCAGAATCCTATACTTATAGGGCTGGGATTCACGGGTTTGAATCCTTTCTTCATCGTTTGGTGGTTCACTGCGGGTTTGGGGCTGATCCACATTTCTTTGACGCTTATGGGGTTGCTCGGCGTTGTATTCATGTATATTTGTCACGTGTGGATGGATTATGCTTGGCTTACTACCGTTGCTCATTTTGCTCGTGTGGGCACAAACATGATAGGTGCCAGATGGTATAAAGCTATCATGGCGTTTTTCGGAGTTGTTCTGATCTACTTCGGAATTACCTTCCTTGTTTCAGCTCTTTGA
- a CDS encoding DUF120 domain-containing protein: MSPLNVDAREWKHFFTLYKLAEMGARSRTIKVSTEYLAEKMGVSQQTASRNLIELDKKAWIKRTITPEGCLIKITEAGVTELKKLYSNLRLIMEAAYPPSVTLEGVLFTGLGEGAYYVTRDKYRKQFIEKLGFDPYPGTLNLKLTSEYDTKTRSELETYPGIEIEGFKDESRTFGNVKCYPVVINNKRKGAVIFALRSHYNSSVLEIIAPTYLRSQLKLKDGHKVKVEVLILP, encoded by the coding sequence ATGAGCCCTTTGAACGTTGATGCACGGGAGTGGAAACATTTTTTTACACTATACAAGCTGGCGGAGATGGGCGCACGCAGCCGAACCATAAAAGTCTCCACAGAATATCTAGCGGAAAAAATGGGAGTTTCTCAACAAACCGCCTCCCGCAACCTCATTGAATTGGACAAGAAAGCGTGGATTAAGAGAACTATTACTCCTGAAGGGTGTCTTATCAAAATAACCGAAGCTGGTGTGACGGAGCTGAAGAAACTGTACTCTAACTTGCGTTTAATAATGGAAGCGGCATACCCTCCATCCGTCACCTTGGAAGGAGTGCTGTTCACAGGACTGGGCGAAGGTGCCTACTACGTGACACGCGACAAATACCGTAAGCAATTCATCGAAAAACTCGGATTTGACCCGTACCCTGGAACCCTTAACCTCAAACTTACCAGCGAATACGATACAAAAACACGATCGGAACTTGAAACGTATCCAGGAATAGAAATTGAAGGGTTCAAAGACGAGTCTAGAACCTTTGGCAATGTAAAATGTTACCCCGTCGTAATCAACAACAAGAGGAAGGGTGCAGTCATATTCGCATTACGAAGTCACTACAACTCCTCTGTGCTAGAAATTATTGCCCCTACATACCTACGTAGCCAACTGAAACTGAAAGACGGGCACAAAGTGAAAGTAGAAGTTCTCATCCTACCGTAA
- a CDS encoding DUF357 domain-containing protein: MTLKELVSKYIQNSERVFTEIKITQDSIQVDGEKAESVFETAKHYLEDAKYYQKRNKLETSLASVAYCEGLLDALRLLGIAEFSWRGKR; encoded by the coding sequence ATGACGTTAAAGGAACTGGTGTCAAAATATATCCAAAACAGCGAGCGAGTGTTCACTGAAATAAAAATTACACAAGACTCAATACAGGTTGATGGAGAAAAAGCTGAAAGTGTCTTTGAAACTGCTAAGCATTATTTAGAAGACGCTAAATATTATCAGAAGAGGAACAAGCTGGAAACAAGCTTGGCGTCGGTTGCCTATTGTGAAGGACTACTAGACGCTTTACGACTCCTAGGAATCGCAGAATTTTCATGGAGAGGAAAGAGATGA
- a CDS encoding FAD synthase, which produces MKKKKVVLTSGTFDLLHYGHVKYLEEAKKTGGKNAELIVIVARDSTIKKRKGRKPVMPEDQRRSLVEALKVVDAAILGYEDFDMIKVVEKTNPDIIAVGHDQSDIEREVRKALVKKGIAVQVVRVGRFGKDELNSSSKIKRKIIESFEKK; this is translated from the coding sequence ATGAAGAAGAAAAAGGTTGTCCTAACCTCAGGCACCTTTGATCTACTGCATTATGGACATGTGAAATATCTTGAAGAAGCGAAGAAGACCGGTGGAAAAAACGCGGAGCTAATCGTCATCGTGGCCAGAGATAGCACCATCAAAAAAAGGAAGGGTAGAAAACCAGTGATGCCAGAAGATCAGCGAAGATCACTTGTTGAAGCGTTGAAAGTGGTAGATGCGGCAATTCTGGGCTATGAAGACTTTGACATGATCAAGGTGGTGGAAAAAACGAACCCGGACATAATCGCTGTAGGACATGATCAAAGTGACATAGAAAGGGAAGTACGAAAAGCATTGGTAAAAAAGGGAATCGCCGTTCAAGTTGTGAGAGTTGGAAGATTTGGAAAGGATGAACTGAATAGTTCTTCAAAAATTAAAAGGAAAATTATCGAGTCGTTTGAAAAGAAATAG